One part of the Vitis riparia cultivar Riparia Gloire de Montpellier isolate 1030 chromosome 6, EGFV_Vit.rip_1.0, whole genome shotgun sequence genome encodes these proteins:
- the LOC117915956 gene encoding linoleate 13S-lipoxygenase 2-1, chloroplastic-like: protein MSISVKATVTVKLTIGGFLSSLVGLSHRLDDISSLLGKSLRLELVSAELDPNTGLEKKPIGRYAHRVGQKDGEAIYESNFEIPGDFGEIGAVLVQNELRNEMYLKYIVLNGLPSGPIAFNCGSWVESKFDNPEKRIFFSNKSCLPLQTPRGLKGMREKELASLRGNGEGERMTSDRIYDYDVYNDLGNPDSKSELGRPVLGGSKNYPYPRRCRTGRPRSKTDPRSETRSGTFYVPRDEEFSEVKEASFITKAADSVLHALIPSLETSLLDSNLGFPLFSDIDQLYKEGITIPKLKNQGLLRRVLPRLVKAVSEAKDDVVKFDSPAMFQSDKFSWFRDEEFSRQTLAGVNPYSIKLVMEWPLKSGLAPDVYGPPESAITTELVEREIKGFMTVDEALEQKKLFIIDYHDLLLPYVSKVRQIEGTTLYGSRALFFLTPDCTLKPLAIELTRPPMDGKPQWKQVFTPSLEATGCWLWRFAKAHFLAHDSGYHELVSHWLRTHCATEPYIIATNRQLSAMHPIYKLLHPHFRYTMQINALARQALINADGIIETSFSPSKYSMELSSVAYDQLWRFDKEALPADLINRGIAVEDPTAPHGLKLLIEDYPFANDGLILWDALKQWVADYVNYYYKDASMVQSDPELQAWWTEIRTKGHEDKKDEPWWPVLKTPEDLIGIITTIVWVASAHHSAVNFGQYAFAGYFPNRPTIARTNMPSEDPTREGWKRFLDNPEFELLVCFPSQIQATKVMAILDVLSNHSPDEEYLGEHMESAWGEEPVIKEAFERFSAKLKELGVIIDSRNADDSLKNRGGAGVVPYELLKPFSEAGVTGKGVPYSISI, encoded by the exons ATGTCCATTTCTGTTAAGGCAACCGTTACTGTGAAATTAACCATTGGAGGCTTCCTGTCGAGCTTGGTTGGGTTGAGCCATCGGCTCGATGATATATCCAGCTTGCTCGGTAAATCACTCCGGTTAGAGCTTGTTAGTGCAGAGCTTGATCCTA ATACGGGATTGGAGAAAAAACCGATTGGCCGGTATGCTCATCGAGTAGGTCAAAAGGATGGGGAGGCTATTTACGAGTCAAATTTTGAGATTCCTGGTGATTTTGGGGAGATAGGTGCAGTTTTAGTGCAGAATGAACTCCGCAATGAGATGTACCTCAAGTATATAGTCCTCAATGGCCTTCCCAGTGGCCCTATTGCATTCAACTGTGGTTCATGGGTTGAGTCGAAGTTTGATAACCCTGAGAAGAGGATCTTTTTCAGCAACAAG TCATGCTTACCATTGCAAACGCCAAGAGGCCTCAAGGGTATGAGAGAAAAAGAGCTTGCAAGTTTGCGAGGTAATGGTGAAGGGGAGCGCATGACATCTGATAGGATCTATGATTATGATGTTTATAATGATCTGGGTAACCCTGATAGCAAGTCTGAATTGGGGCGACCAGTGCTTGGTGGCAGCAAGAATTATCCATATCCTAGGCGATGTAGAACTGGACGTCCACGGTCCAAGACTG ATCCTCGTTCAGAGACAAGGAGTGGCACCTTCTATGTTCCAAGGGATGAAGAATTTTCTGAGGTGAAGGAGGCTTCGTTCATAACGAAGGCAGCAGACTCAGTGTTGCACGCATTAATACCTTCCCTAGAGACATCCCTACTTGACAGTAATCTTGGATTTCCACTCTTCTCCGATATAGATCAATTATACAAAGAAGGAATCACCATTCCCAAGCTTAAAAATCAAGGGCTTTTGCGACGTGTACTGCCCAGACTAGTGAAGGCCGTCTCTGAGGCTAAAGATGATGTCGTGAAATTTGACAGCCCCGCAATGTTTCAGA GtgacaagttttcttggttTCGGGATGAGGAATTCTCACGCCAAACTCTAGCTGGTGTTAACCCATATAGTATAAAGTTGGTTATG GAATGGCCATTGAAGAGTGGACTGGCCCCTGATGTCTATGGCCCACCTGAATCGGCAATCACCACAGAGTTGGTTGAGCGAGAGATAAAAGGCTTCATGACAGTAGACGAG GCATTAGAACAGAAGAAGCTATTCATCATAGATTACCATGACTTGTTATTACCATATGTGAGCAAAGTAAGGCAGATCGAAGGGACAACACTATATGGCTCCAGGGCACTTTTCTTCCTAACCCCTGATTGCACCTTGAAGCCTCTAGCCATCGAGCTCACTCGCCCACCAATGGATGGAAAGCCACAGTGGAAGCAAGTTTTCACGCCCAGTTTGGAAGCTACAGGTTGCTGGCTTTGGAGGTTTGCCAAAGCCCATTTCCTTGCTCATGACTCCGGTTATCATGAGCTTGTTAGTCACTG GTTGAGAACTCACTGTGCAACAGAACCTTACATAATTGCAACAAATCGGCAACTCAGCGCGATGCACCCAATCTATAAGCTATTACATCCTCATTTCCGCTATACAATGCAGATCAATGCCCTTGCTAGACAAGCCCTCATCAATGCGGATGGGATCATTGAGACTTCATTCTCGCCCAGTAAATATTCTATGGAGCTTAGCTCTGTTGCTTATGACCAGCTGTGGCGGTTTGATAAGGAAGCATTACCAGCAGACCTAATAAACAG GGGAATTGCTGTTGAGGATCCAACTGCTCCCCATGGCCTAAAGCTACTGATCGAAGACTATCCTTTTGCCAACGATGGTCTCATCCTATGGGATGCCTTAAAACAATGGGTTGCAGACTATGTCAATTACTACTACAAGGACGCGAGCATGGTACAGTCTGATCCAGAGCTTCAAGCATGGTGGACGGAAATCCGAACGAAAGGTCATGAGGACAAAAAAGATGAACCATGGTGGCCAGTCCTCAAAACACCAGAAGACCTCATTGGAATTATCACAACTATAGTGTGGGTGGCCTCCGCTCACCACTCAGCCGTCAATTTTGGACAATATGCTTTTGCTGGTTACTTCCCCAATAGGCCTACCATTGCTAGAACCAATATGCCCTCTGAAGACCCAACAAGAGAAGGATGGAAACGATTTTTAGACAATCCCGAATTTGAACTCTTGGTATGCTTCCCTTCACAGATTCAAGCAACAAAAGTTATGGCTATTTTGGATGTGTTATCGAATCATTCTCCAGATGAGGAGTATCTAGGGGAGCACATGGAGTCAGCATGGGGTGAAGAACCAGTTATAAAGGAAGCATTTGAAAGGTTTTCTGCGAAGTTAAAGGAACTCGGAGTAATTATTGATTCTAGGAATGCAGACGATAGTTTGAAGAACAGAGGCGGAGCTGGGGTGGTTCCATATGAGCTCTTGAAGCCATTTTCAGAAGCTGGGGTGACAGGAAAGGGAGTTCCATACAGCATCTCCATCTGA